The Glycine max cultivar Williams 82 chromosome 12, Glycine_max_v4.0, whole genome shotgun sequence genome window below encodes:
- the LOC100818058 gene encoding protein trichome birefringence-like 42 — protein MVFTMWLRPLILASVFVWAVATPSPQGCDFSHGRWIIDEASLHPLYDASRDCPFIGFDCSRYARPDKDYLKYRWMPSGCDLPRFDGKKFLERSIGKKIMFVGDSISNNMWQSLTCLLHIAVPNSNYTLTSQTQELLVFSVPEYKASIMWLKNGFLVDLVHDKERGRILKLDSISSGDQWKEVDVLIFNTYHWWTHTGQSQGWDYFQVGNELRKEMDHMEAFKIGLSTWAKWVDSNIDPSKTRVLFQGIAASHVDKKGCLRQTQPDEGPMPPYPGADIVKSVISNMAKPAELLDITLLTQLRRDGHPSIYTGRGTSFDDCSHWCLAGVPDAWNEILYAVLFGNY, from the exons ATGGTGTTCACAATGTGGTTGAGGCCTCTGATACTAGCCTCTGTTTTTGTATGGGCAGTGGCAACTCCTTCTCCACAAGGATGTGATTTTTCTCATGGCAGATGGATCATTGATGAAGCTTCCTTACACCCTCTCTATGATGCCTCAAGGGACTGTCCCTTCATTGGGTTTGATTGCTCAAGATATGCAAGGCCTGATAAGGATTATCTCAAGTATAGATGGATGCCCTCTGGTTGTGATCTTCCAAG GTTTGATGGTAAGAAGTTCTTGGAGAGAAGCATAGGAAAGAAGATAATGTTTGTGGGGGACTCCATAAGTAACAACATGTGGCAGTCACTCACTTGTTTGCTACACATTGCAGTCCCAAACTCAAATTACACTTTAACAAGTCAAACACAGGAACTTTTGGTGTTCTCAGTTCCG GAATATAAAGCTTCAATCATGTGGTTGAAAAATGGGTTCCTAGTTGATTTGGTTCATGACAAAGAAAGAGGTAGAATTTTGAAATTGGATAGCATTAGTTCTGGGGACCAGTGGAAAGAAGTggatgttttgattttcaacacCTACCATTGGTGGACTCACACTGGACAGTCTCAAGG GTGGGATTACTTTCAAGTGGGCAATGAATTAAGAAAGGAAATGGATCACATGGAAGCTTTCAAGATTGGGCTGAGTACTTGGGCTAAATGGGTTGATTCTAACATTGATCCTTCAAAGACTAGAGTCTTGTTTCAGGGAATCGCTGCTTCCCATGTTGA TAAAAAGGGGTGCCTAAGGCAAACTCAACCAGATGAAGGACCAATGCCACCATATCCTGGTGCAGACATTGTGAAGAGCGTTATAAGTAACATGGCAAAGCCTGCAGAATTGCTAGACATCACTCTGCTCACACAACTGAGGAGGGATGGTCACCCCTCTATCTACACAGGGCGTGGCACTTCTTTTGATGACTGCAGTCACTGGTGTCTGGCTGGTGTTCCTGATGCTTGGAATGAAATATTGTATGCTGTTCTCTTTGGAAATTATTAG